The following proteins are co-located in the Rhodococcus opacus B4 genome:
- a CDS encoding CaiB/BaiF CoA transferase family protein, producing MNGIRVVEVAAWTYVPVAGAILTEWGADVLKIEHPESGDPQRGLVSSGLIPAGGVNHMFELPNRGKRSVALDLKSEEGRELLMKLVATADVFLTNFRPSARKKLRIDVDDVRAHNDKIIYVRGSAAGQRGPEAERGGYDMSSFWGRSGAADNVTPASSEYPVNMPGPAYGDTLGGLTIAGAISSALFHRERTGEALVVDSSLLAMGSWAMGATIAGAHAFGIDEYPKPVQSEAANPLVNTYRTADDRFISIVMLESDRFWPELMTVLESPELIDDPRFDRHAKRAENRAACIAAISAGFAKKTLEEWKVALKDINGVWSAVQKPREVVTDPQVEANGYIADLEDAAGTPFKLVTAPVQFNEQPSQVTRAPEHGEHTDEVLEELGLSMDQIIEYKVSGAIL from the coding sequence ATGAACGGAATCCGAGTCGTCGAGGTTGCGGCATGGACCTATGTGCCCGTGGCCGGGGCCATCCTCACCGAGTGGGGTGCCGACGTCCTGAAGATCGAGCACCCCGAAAGCGGCGACCCGCAACGGGGTCTGGTCAGCTCCGGACTGATCCCCGCCGGCGGTGTGAACCACATGTTCGAGCTGCCGAACCGCGGGAAGCGGAGTGTGGCACTCGATCTGAAGTCGGAGGAAGGGCGCGAGCTGTTGATGAAACTCGTCGCCACGGCCGACGTGTTTCTGACGAACTTCCGTCCCTCGGCGCGCAAGAAGCTACGTATCGACGTCGACGACGTTCGTGCGCACAATGACAAGATCATCTATGTCCGCGGCTCCGCCGCCGGTCAGCGCGGACCGGAAGCCGAACGCGGCGGATACGACATGTCGTCCTTCTGGGGTCGCAGTGGGGCTGCCGACAACGTCACCCCGGCGTCGAGCGAGTACCCGGTGAACATGCCGGGCCCCGCCTACGGGGACACCCTCGGCGGCCTCACCATCGCGGGAGCGATCTCGTCGGCGCTGTTCCACCGGGAACGAACCGGCGAGGCCCTTGTCGTCGACAGCTCGCTCCTCGCGATGGGGTCCTGGGCGATGGGCGCGACGATCGCAGGCGCGCATGCCTTCGGGATTGACGAGTACCCCAAGCCGGTTCAGTCCGAAGCCGCAAACCCCCTGGTCAACACGTACAGGACCGCGGACGACCGGTTCATCTCCATCGTCATGCTCGAATCGGACCGCTTCTGGCCCGAGTTGATGACGGTGCTGGAGAGCCCCGAGCTCATCGACGACCCCCGCTTCGACAGGCACGCGAAGCGTGCCGAGAACCGGGCCGCGTGCATTGCCGCCATCTCGGCAGGGTTCGCGAAGAAGACACTCGAAGAGTGGAAGGTGGCCTTGAAGGACATCAACGGGGTGTGGTCGGCCGTCCAGAAGCCGCGCGAGGTCGTCACCGACCCCCAGGTCGAGGCAAACGGCTACATCGCGGACCTCGAAGACGCGGCAGGAACTCCGTTCAAGCTCGTGACGGCACCGGTGCAATTCAACGAGCAGCCCAGCCAGGTCACCCGCGCTCCCGAACACGGTGAGCACACCGACGAGGTGCTGGAGGAACTCGGACTGAGCATGGACCAGATCATCGAGTACAAGGTGAGCGGAGCAATCCTCTGA
- a CDS encoding Zn-ribbon domain-containing OB-fold protein codes for MSNQSGRMLPEVTAESRDFWTGGFEDELRIYRCRACRGWIHPPVGACWRCHSRDVGPEVASGTGKVAAYTVNHHQWFPAFPPPYVIAAVELDDQPDVRLTTCLVECDVDAVEVGMAVEVVFDKQDDVALPFFRPVTK; via the coding sequence ATGTCAAACCAGTCGGGACGAATGCTCCCCGAGGTGACCGCAGAGTCGCGGGACTTCTGGACCGGAGGATTCGAAGACGAGCTACGCATCTATCGGTGCCGGGCGTGCCGTGGGTGGATTCATCCGCCGGTCGGCGCGTGCTGGCGGTGCCACAGCCGCGACGTCGGCCCCGAGGTCGCCTCGGGTACCGGCAAGGTCGCGGCGTACACCGTCAATCACCATCAGTGGTTTCCCGCGTTCCCACCCCCCTATGTCATTGCGGCGGTGGAACTCGACGATCAACCGGACGTTCGCCTGACCACCTGCCTCGTCGAGTGTGACGTCGATGCAGTCGAGGTCGGCATGGCGGTCGAGGTGGTCTTCGACAAGCAGGACGACGTTGCACTTCCCTTCTTCAGGCCGGTGACGAAATGA
- a CDS encoding thiolase family protein produces the protein MTFVDDRAVITGIGQSQIGRRIGRTGIDLALEASERAVEHAGLSFDDIDGVASYPGPVNAEGGFVGATTHDVRDAFGLKTRWHVSGVETSGQIGTLLDAAAAVASGRATHVLCFRSVWEATAQASGRAAALTGKMARASGHSEFRLPFGAASPANWIGMYAQRYMHEFGLTREQIGKLVINGRRNAGLNPNAIYRDPMTMDDYLGARLISWPLGLYDCDVPCDGATAIIVSRREASTGLNNSPLAIEAAGASLAERHTWDQRADLTTMASHDAADSMWETTKLTPGDVDFATLYDGFSYLTTQWIEALGFCEHGKVGQFLDEEDRYRLDGELPINPHGGQLSAGRLHGYGFLHEACVQLWREGGDRQIAKDVEIAAVGIGGGPEAGCMLLRREG, from the coding sequence ATGACCTTTGTGGACGACCGTGCAGTCATCACGGGTATCGGGCAGTCTCAGATCGGACGCCGTATCGGGCGGACCGGTATCGACCTCGCACTCGAGGCCTCGGAGCGAGCGGTGGAGCATGCCGGACTGTCGTTCGATGACATCGACGGTGTAGCCAGCTACCCCGGTCCGGTGAACGCGGAGGGCGGCTTCGTCGGCGCGACGACACACGACGTCCGTGACGCTTTCGGCCTGAAGACCCGCTGGCACGTCAGCGGTGTCGAAACTTCGGGGCAGATCGGAACGCTCCTGGACGCGGCTGCCGCCGTGGCGAGCGGGCGCGCCACCCACGTACTCTGCTTCCGCTCGGTGTGGGAGGCGACAGCTCAGGCGTCGGGTCGCGCCGCGGCACTGACCGGGAAGATGGCTCGCGCCAGTGGGCACTCGGAGTTCAGGCTGCCGTTCGGGGCGGCGTCGCCGGCCAACTGGATCGGCATGTACGCACAGCGCTACATGCACGAATTCGGGCTCACCCGTGAGCAGATCGGCAAGCTCGTCATCAACGGCCGTCGTAATGCCGGCCTCAACCCCAATGCCATCTACCGGGATCCGATGACGATGGACGACTACCTCGGCGCCCGGTTGATCTCCTGGCCGCTCGGTCTCTACGACTGCGATGTTCCGTGTGACGGCGCGACGGCGATCATCGTCTCGCGGCGCGAAGCGTCGACCGGACTGAACAATTCGCCCCTCGCCATCGAAGCGGCGGGTGCGTCCCTCGCGGAGCGGCACACCTGGGACCAGCGAGCCGATCTCACGACCATGGCGTCCCACGACGCGGCGGACTCGATGTGGGAGACCACCAAGCTGACCCCCGGTGACGTCGACTTCGCGACGCTCTATGACGGCTTCAGTTACTTGACGACCCAGTGGATCGAAGCACTCGGGTTCTGTGAGCACGGCAAGGTCGGCCAGTTCCTCGACGAAGAAGACCGATACCGCCTCGACGGTGAACTCCCCATCAACCCGCACGGTGGCCAGCTCTCGGCCGGCCGTCTGCACGGATACGGCTTCCTGCACGAAGCCTGCGTGCAGTTGTGGCGGGAGGGCGGAGACCGACAGATCGCCAAGGACGTCGAAATCGCCGCAGTCGGTATCGGTGGCGGACCCGAGGCAGGCTGCATGCTGCTACGTCGCGAAGGGTGA
- a CDS encoding ABC transporter permease, whose translation MTTAESTSSRGTWSARLRGGRKWRALRSNRAAMVSLAFLVLLVLVAVFGSVLMTHDPNAQALSARLQGPSGEHWFGTDGYGRDVFSRMVDATQVAVLAIVQAMALAAIIGIPFGLLAGLVGGPVDAVLSRIAEALLALPPLILALAVVGVLGPGLTNAMIAVGMLLAPRLFRIARSEAQAVAGESYIEACRSVGCSNFRLLWRHVLPNASSALMIQVTFGAGIVIIVEASLSFLGLGVESPQASWGSMLQDAFQNVSVSPSFMIVPTAAIVLTVLALSTFGDGMRDAFEGRGANG comes from the coding sequence ATGACCACCGCAGAATCCACCAGTTCCCGCGGCACGTGGTCCGCACGGCTGCGTGGCGGCCGAAAATGGCGTGCGCTCCGTTCCAATCGGGCGGCCATGGTGTCGCTCGCTTTTCTCGTCCTGCTCGTGCTGGTCGCAGTGTTCGGTTCCGTCCTGATGACTCACGACCCCAACGCGCAGGCACTCAGTGCACGTCTGCAGGGGCCGAGCGGTGAACACTGGTTCGGCACCGACGGTTACGGACGTGACGTCTTCAGCCGCATGGTCGACGCAACCCAGGTCGCCGTACTCGCAATCGTCCAGGCAATGGCGCTGGCGGCGATCATCGGTATCCCGTTCGGTCTCCTCGCCGGACTGGTGGGCGGTCCGGTGGACGCAGTGCTCAGTCGTATCGCCGAAGCACTGCTCGCGCTGCCGCCGCTGATCCTTGCGCTGGCGGTGGTCGGTGTGCTCGGTCCCGGACTGACGAACGCCATGATCGCCGTCGGAATGCTGCTGGCGCCGAGACTGTTCCGAATCGCGCGGTCCGAGGCGCAGGCGGTGGCAGGCGAGTCCTACATCGAGGCCTGCCGTAGCGTCGGGTGCTCGAATTTCCGGTTGCTGTGGCGGCATGTTCTTCCGAACGCCAGTTCTGCCCTGATGATCCAGGTGACGTTCGGTGCCGGAATCGTCATCATTGTCGAGGCGAGCCTGAGCTTCCTCGGACTCGGTGTCGAGTCACCTCAGGCCAGCTGGGGATCCATGCTCCAGGACGCGTTCCAGAACGTGAGCGTCTCGCCCAGTTTCATGATCGTGCCCACCGCCGCGATCGTGTTGACGGTGCTGGCGTTGTCGACGTTCGGTGACGGTATGCGTGATGCTTTCGAAGGGCGTGGAGCAAATGGCTGA